The Candidatus Methylomirabilota bacterium genome segment CTTCGCGACGACGTGCTCTTCGGTGACGTATGGGAGCACCCCGACCTCAGCAAGCGTGACCGGAGCCTGATCACCGTGGCCATGCTGGCCGCGCTCTACCGAACCGACGAGATGCGGGGCCACATGCAGAGAGCTCTCGACAACGGGGTGACGGAGACCGAGCTGAAGGGGCTGATCACTCACGTGGCGTTCTATGCCGGCTGGCCCTGCGCGGTCAACGCGGGCCGTATCGCCGTCGAGGTGTTCGGGCCGAAATAGCGCGCGTTCGAAGGAATCGCCCGCGCTCATTTGGGCGTCACGCGGAAGATCGTCCCGTTGGCGTCGTCGCTCACCAGCAGCGCGCCGTCGCGGGTGACCGCCAGGCCGGCCGGGCGGCCCCAGACGCGGCGGTTGTCCACCACGAAGCCGGTCATGAAGTCTTCGTACTCGCCGGTCGGGCGGCCGGCCTTCATGCGCACCCGGATCACCTTGTAGCCCGTCCGGTCGGGCTGGCTGTGGGAGCCGTGCAGAGCGACGAACGCGTCGCCGCGGTACTCGGCCGGGAAGGCGGCGCGATCGTAGAACGCCACGCTCAGCGCGGAGGAGTGCGCCTGGAACAACACCTCGGGCACGCGGACCTTGCCCTTGAGGTCGGGCCGCTTCCCC includes the following:
- a CDS encoding carboxymuconolactone decarboxylase family protein, with the translated sequence LRDDVLFGDVWEHPDLSKRDRSLITVAMLAALYRTDEMRGHMQRALDNGVTETELKGLITHVAFYAGWPCAVNAGRIAVEVFGPK